The genomic DNA TCGCGCCAGCGTGCACGCGCACTCGCCCTGGAGGACGCACTCGCGCTCTTTCACGGCACATCGAGTGCGTCACTGTGGGTCCCGCGCGAAAAagacgaggtgctgcgcccgATGAATGCGGATGGGCCGGGCACCGCGCCCGTGCgtgaggcgcgccgcgcggcactcggcgccgtgccaGACGTGAGCAGCCAGCGCCTCTCGCCGGGAGAGCTCGCGCACTTCCAGGCCgggcgcgaggagctcgcgcgcgacaccGTACGGCTCTTGGACGACACCAAGGCCCCCGAGTTCCGCAGTCCGCTGGCGGCCGACGAGTCCGGGGCGTGGCACCcccgctcgctcgcggcacGCTTCCACGactggcgcgcgcgcttcccGGGCGAGTACGACCTCGCATGGGGCGGCCTGGCCGTTGCGAATGCGTGGGAGTTTTTCGCGCGGtacgagctcgtgcagtGGGACCCGTTTTGGGCGACGGgacgcgatgcgccggacgaggcgcaaCTGCACGGCCCTGCGTCCGGCCTCGAAGGCTTTGCATTTGAGCACGAGCTCAGTGCgtacgtcgacgccgatcCCCGCGAGGAAAAGAAAGCgcggggcggcgacgccgaggcgagtgcgacgctcgtctCCAACGCTgtcgtgccgcgcctcgtggcgctcgccgagcaggcgtaCGACGTgtggagcgccgccgagacgggcgctgcgctgacgctcgtcgagcaggtgtCGTACCTGCTCGATGCGTCCGGCTGGCGCTTCCagtcgctcgtgcgcgcgtTTCTCGTGCCGTTTGAGAAGCAGatcgaggtgctgcgcggtgcgctgcgtgcacCCGTAACGACGCCTGGCCTCGCGATCCACCCTGGCCTCGCCTCCGGGCGCAGGTACGTCGTGGAGGAGCTTGCGGCCCTTGCGCTGAACCTCGGCCGCTGGAGCGTCTACTGGCTCGGCCCCCATGCGCTGGactggagcgcgagcgagcgcgggACGTACGAGCAGCTTGTCGACCGCCTCCTGGGCGAGATCCTCTGGCCGATCCTTGTCGATTCACGCGAGTTTGGCGGCCAGCAAGCTGCGGCGATGCTCGtgacgcgcctgccgaaAGCCGccctgccgagcgacgtgcggGGCCGCtacgaggcgcttgcgtaCAATGATACCCCCTAGATACCTATGTAAACCGCCATGCAGAGCGTGCATCGGTGACCatccgccgcgcctgcgccgtgccgagcaggcgttCCAAGCGGAGCAGGTCGTACTTGGAGTAGAGCGTGTGCACGGTGATCTCGGCCGCGTCCGGCACCTCGTCCGTCTCCTTGCGGGGCGTGAGCGGGGCGTTGACCAGCTCGGGGTAGTATTCCGCgtgctcgggcggcgcgtaaAAGACAATGGTATGGGCGCCGCGGATCAGGTAGCGCCGGTAGAAGTGGAAACGCTCCGTCAGCAGCAAAAACGCTTTTTTCCCCGAAAAAAAGGcctcgcgtgcgcgcgagaTCTCCTTGTTGGTCGAGTACTCGGAGAGCGTCGTGTACGAGAGGTCGCTCTGCTTGCGAAAGtggtcctcgaggcgcacaaAGTCAAAGTACGACGGGACGACAATCATGGTGTGCGTCGCACTGATTGCCGAGCGCTGCAGGTGCGACAAGGTCTTGGTCAAAAAGACCTGCaggcgcgcatccgcgTCGCCCTGAGCGTTGGCGCAGTCGAAGCGCGTAAAGATTTGGCGGATGCCCGGCGCGACTTGggcgatcgccgcgtcctcctcgGTGACGACCGactgcgtgcgcacgcgccccgCGACGTTCTGCAGCTGGTGAAAGGCCGCGCGGAACTCGGGCGCGTCAAACGACGAGAGGAGTACGGTCTGGCGCAGATTTTTCGCCTGGCCGTCGAGGTACCACGGCTTGACGCGCGAAAAGTCGGTATCGTGCGCCT from Malassezia japonica chromosome 1, complete sequence includes the following:
- a CDS encoding uncharacterized protein (EggNog:ENOG503P0QC; COG:K) translates to MVDGARQSLLQSRYGDQTTHTRVAGPETIAAAKKKRAEQRRTQLLSARHSDEEDFVPLDTRPSRALATRGGDAVAAYDAYQGPHPESGLQREEDDLGSGEDEHAAYTGATERIPLGRDAERKRKQEQRKQMRSLIAEATGAPDEDEDIAIVVREPPRRAQPAAAKETTIHEPMALDVPDSILIRDEDEEERKEQEAWEEAQLSRMDMPGARQQREQREPSPHRPAPVPLTAAMPTPTSCLARLQAQIAHLDERTDEESQRRADAEAALQTLDRDEATLKAAVESAEAKSAWFADLDVFVETFAAFLDAKMPLLETLEHNAIALLVDRTVSRQRARALALEDALALFHGTSSASLWVPREKDEVLRPMNADGPGTAPVREARRAALGAVPDVSSQRLSPGELAHFQAGREELARDTVRLLDDTKAPEFRSPLAADESGAWHPRSLAARFHDWRARFPGEYDLAWGGLAVANAWEFFARYELVQWDPFWATGRDAPDEAQLHGPASGLEGFAFEHELSAYVDADPREEKKARGGDAEASATLVSNAVVPRLVALAEQAYDVWSAAETGAALTLVEQVSYLLDASGWRFQSLVRAFLVPFEKQIEVLRGALRAPVTTPGLAIHPGLASGRRYVVEELAALALNLGRWSVYWLGPHALDWSASERGTYEQLVDRLLGEILWPILVDSREFGGQQAAAMLVTRLPKAALPSDVRGRYEALAYNDTP